TTCCAGCGGAGCCAAAAGAATACGGTAGAGTGATCAGACAACATTTGACCATCTACATGGATTAATCGGTGTAGGTAATAAATATTGTGAAGATCTTGTCAGAACAAGTGGACAATGATAAATGCATTGTATGAAAAACTAGGCAATATTCTATACAAGAACCCACCATTTTTATACTTGTGTCACTTCGGTACAGATGCAATGCCAAGCGGAACGGTTGATTTTTTCAACGATTCTGGCGGTTACGGATTCATCGATACTGACGCCTCTGACGAGGACGTATTCTTCCACATGGAAGACATCGGCGGCCCAGACCTTGAAGAAGGTCAGGAAGTCGAGTTTGAGATCGTGGAAGCCGACAAAGGCCCACGAGCGAAGAATCTAACTCGCCTGTAGAGCGACTAGTTTTGACAAGGAGATAACTGCGCACTAGCGTGTCTAGTGCGTTGGAAATTATTCACCGTACAGTAGCAACACTGTCATAGGTGCATGATATCGGGGGCTTTCGCCAGTCTCTTCTATGGGAGAGTCAAAGACATAAGTAGCAATTATGAGTGACGATCCCTCTGCAGAAGTTGTTGATCCAGACCTGTATCATCGTACCCAGCGACTGCTAAAGCCGGGAGATATAGAACTGGAAGGTCTAATCATACATTCTGAGATTCCTGGGTCAGATGATATGGAAATGACTGATTTAACAATAGAGATTGGCGACATCATTGCGTCACATGCTACAGATAAGGAAGTATATGTTTACTCTGGAACAGACGACCCAGAATTTGCGTCAAATCAGCATCAAGGATTGACAATTGATGGCGATGAGTTTGTCTGGGAATGTCAGCAACTCCTTCGAAACGGGACATATGACATTGTGTTCTACTATGAGGCTGAGACTGACAGTGACGCGATTGTTAAGGAGGTAACTGCAGAATATGAGGTTCAAGCAGTACCTGTTGAAAATGCAGAAGAACAAGAAGACGAAGAGTAAAATTCAGATGCAGTTAGCCTGAATAGGAACTTTCTCCAACGACCTTGACAAATTCTCCTTCTCCGACAGACCGATCAGAATCGAATGACGTAACGCGCACACGAACTTGTTTGCCCTTATGTTTTTTAGGGAGATCATTGACGTAAAGTTGTGTGTCTCCAATCCGAGCAAGACCACGTTGACCGTCGTGTTCTGAGACAAAGACATCAACAGTGCTGTCGACATCAAGCGTTGGGCGTCCGGTTCGGAACTTCCAGCCTTTGAGATATTTTTTGAAGAAGCTCATAGGTTCATCACATCCTCACTTTCGCGGTCAGTAATGTATTCACGGCCAAATCCTGTAATTGCTGCGATGATAAAGACAGCTAACAGTAACCAGCCTTGGAACACAAACGGAACAACCTCGATTGGATTTACAACAGCCTCTGCAGGGAACCAATCAAAGTCATCAGGGAGAGAGCTCATAGCCTCAAACCCAACTAACACACCACCAGACCATGGGAAGATGTATCCAAGTGCGGCTGTCTGCGCATCAAGGATATTAGCTCGGCGATAGCTGTTAAGATTAAATCGCTCTCCAACACGGGAGATATACGGTCCAATAGCAATTTCGGCAGCAGTGTTAATCGTAATTGCAGAGTTAATTAATGCTGCAGTGCCGACCATTGTCAACTCGGCTCGACGTACTGTCGTTGCCAGCTTGTCGTATGTGAAGTCTAAGATTGCTCTGAAGGCTCCACCTCGCATCATGATCTGTGCACCGGCAACAATAAGCAACACCAGCACAGAGAGGTCAACAAAACCGACAATGCCTTCATACAGGCTACCAGAGACGGTCGCCTGATCTGCAGTCTCAACAATCTCAATGATTGCTATTTCACCGACAACATCTGCAAGTGGGGCAGATTCAGGTGCAGTGAACTGAACAATATCGCCAGCGCTTGAAAGGTTGAAGACCAAATTAAGCGCAATTGCGACAACAATTCCCCAGGAAATAGCCTCAACAATATGACGGCCAGCAATAGCAGCGCCAATGACAACAAACATCGAGAGTAGATGTACCAGCCCGAGAGGATCACTCTGTTCGTTGAGTGCCTCCAGAGCTTGTTCTCCGACACCTTCGTAGACAGGGAGCGTACTGCTAACGAAGATGAAAAGTGGGAACGCTATTGCAGCAGCAATAATCACGTATTTGAACCGACTGGCAACGACGCCTCCGATATCAGCATCTTGGGTGACAGCACTAACGATTGTGGTGTCACTGACTGGTGCAAGATTATCACCGAAAATAGCGCCGGAAAGGATAGCACCAAACATGAGCACTGGATCTGCGCCGAGCGCAATTCCAGCTGGGAAGAACAGCGTAACGAAAGCGATTGTCGCACCATACCCAGTACCAATACCAGTCGTTAACAATGCAGCAAGAAGGAACGTAAGTGCAGGGAAAAGAAGCGAACCAACTTCAAGCGCATCAGCCGCCCAAACTAATCCTTCTACGAAATCACCAGCCTGCAGCGTTTCAGAGAACATGCCTGCCCACAGCCACGCAACAATCGCTGTGACAGCCACCGGCTGTGTCATGCCCTCGAAAATTGTATTTGCGTATGTTTTCCATGACCCCTTTACAAAGAACATTCCAAGGATCAGTCCAATCGCCATCCCGACAATCAGCCCGGCAGTGTCTGAGACATACCAAAATGCTGTCTGGAAGATTGCCCAGATGATAAAAAACACGATTGGAATTGCACTCATCCCTCGCCCCCCGTAAAATTCTATCGAGGGGCTGTCGTCTGCCTGTATCGCGCTATCACGAACAGGATCCTGTTCTGACATGCAATCTGGCGTATGTACTCAGCACATAAGAACATATATTTACAAGATATATTCGCTAAAATAATGACTAAAATTTTATTGAAGACTTCACCAATTGAGAAAGTAGCCTAGACACTATATATTAACTCCCGCGGTTCAAGCCCCGGGGCAGTCGCCTTGACTGCCTGTATATATGATATTCAAATCATAGCTTCGGAAGGGGAACACTCACGGATTCAGCCGTGAGAAGAGATTACTCTTCTCTGACAACAAGAACAGGAGCCGAGGCATTGTCTACAACTCGTTCGGAAACACTACCAAGAGATTTGACTTTTTCGCGAGGAGATTTTCCATGTGAGCCGACGACGATAAGGTCAATATTATTGCTAGTGGTATAATCAAGAATTTCTTTCCATGGGGTCCCCTCCTCAATTGTTGTCGTTACATCGAGGCCAGCAGCAGTTGCTTCTGTTTCAAGTTGTGCAAGCGCATTTTCGCCCTCAGACTGAAGTGACCCGCGAATATCAGACTGTGAGTCTTCGGCCGCAGCAAGAACAATGCGTGAATCAACAATATAGAGGCCATGAACTGTTGCTTCTGAAGATTTAGCGACTTTGAATCCATGTGTCGCTGCAGTCATTGATTGGTCACTGCCATCAGTGGCAACCAAGATATCCCTGTACATAGATACTAGTTTGTAGGCAGGTGATATAGATATACGGGTCGCTAAGGGAAGATGAAATAAGGAAAATGAGTGCACCGCCAGGGATTTGAACCCTGGTCATCGGCTCGAAAGGCCAATATGATTGGCCGGACTACACCAGCGGTGCGCTACATTGATTCATTGTCCATTAGTCATTAAAAGCCTTCCGTAATGTGATTACAGAGATGAAAGACAACAACTCACATGCGAAGTGAGTCCATCAAACGATCATCAGTTATTGAAGTTGCAAAACCTATTCAATATCCGATACGGTTACAGTCGAAACAGACTTGCTGTGCTTCCGGACTGAATCAAGAAGTTGTATCACTAACAACTGTTATAAGAATGGATATGACGAAGGTTCATTGATGTTCTCCCCCGAATAAAGCCGGAAGTTCGCTCAAAACCGCTGCAAGTGTATGATTACAAGGTACCGGCAGGTTCAGGGAATAACAAAATGTGTTTACAGACGTGTGCTAAGCGTTGTATATGTTTGGTATATTCGACGTACTACTTTTTATACCGATGTGGGATGAACTCTTTCCAAAGGGGATTGAGCAATACCTTGTGGGCGGCATTTTCATTGGAGTTGGTACCGCTGTTATTTACTGGGGGACAGGGATTATCGCTGGCGCGAGTACGTTTTTAGAGTCGACATTGTCGTATGTCTCAAGACTTGATCGGTTTCAACAGACAAGGTTTGTACTGACACGCGACTGGCGCGTGGTTTTTACACTTGGCATCGTGCTTGGGGCAGCAATCTATCAGACACTACTAGTTGGAGAGATATGGACAACTGACGTACAGTGGTGGCGGTTGTTAGTTGGAGGGGTATTGATTGGTATTGGAACACGCGTTGGAAAGGGGTGTACCTCTGGACATGGAATTTGTGGAGTCGGGTCGTTTTCACATGCCTCATTGGTTAATGTAGCTGTGTTTCTGCTGATTGCGATTGGAACAGCATTAACGGTTCAGGCAGTGGGGGTGACGCCATGACAGAAGCAGAACACCCAGCGTTTCTGCCATTGATTTTCGCAGGTGGTCTACTGTTTGGGTTCGGTCTTGGATACAGTGAAATGGCGCAGCCGGAAGTAGTTTTGTCGTTCCTGCAGTTGAGGGACCTTGGACTACTGTTTGTGATGGGCGGGGGCGCCGGTGTCATGATTATCAGTTTTTATTTAGCCCCACGGATTGTTGGTAATGCACCTTTGACAAACGCATCATACGGTCGGCGTATCAAGTCACTCGATCAAAACGTGTTATATGGCGGCGTAATCTTCGGCATTGGGTGGGGACTTTCAGGAGTATGCCCTGGGGCAGGATATGCAAGTCTTGGCATTGGAAATTACCCAATTTTGCTGGCCATTGGAGGCATGTTCATTGGAGCATATCTACAGGGATACTGGCGGTCAAACGGATAATGTGAGCATTGATATTAATCATATTCAGATTAGCCATTCAACGCAACGATGACCGCTCTTTGCCGATAGAGTACGCCGGGGGCACTGGAATCGATCCTGAGATACTTTGCCACAAATATGCTGTCGATAGAAAAACATTCACATGCTGGTAAAGCAACAGAGAGGTATGAAGCAAATTCGGTTTCGAGATCCAGCCGGTGCTGTACGCACAGGGCAATGGGAAGAAGGTGTAATCAAATTTGGGGATAGCACGTACAGTCCAGATGACATAGATATTCTTCCGCCATGTGAGCCAACAAAGATCGTTTGTGTAGGAAAAAACTACGCTGCACATGCTGATGAATTGGACTCAGAGGTCCCAGATCGTCCACTTTTGTTTTTAAAGCCACCTAATACTGTTGCTGGACACACAGATACAATTCAGCTGCCAGAAGGAAAAGAGCGCGTAGACTATGAGGCGGAACTAGCCGTTGTGATTGGATCGCAGTGTCGAAATGTTGATCCGAAAGATGCAAAAGAAGTCATCGCTGGCTATACCTGCGGGGTAGATCTCTCAAACCGAGATGATCAGTGGGAGGAGCAAAACTGGATACGCGGAAAGGCATTTGATGGAGCAGCGCCTCTTGGACCTGTGCTTGCGTCTCCGGATGAGCTACCAGATGATGCACAGGTTCAGCTATGGGTGAACGATGAGCAACGGCAGGATGCGTCTATCGAGCAGTTGTACTTCTCAATTGAGGATCTCATTGCTGAAATAACGGAGTATATGACTTTAGAGCCGGGTGATGTGATTATGACTGGAACACCAGAAGGGGTCGGTCCGCTATCTGATGGTGATGAGGTGCGCGTTCAGGTTGAAGGAGTTGGTGAGCTCAGACACACAGTCAAGCGTTGAATATAAGCGAGTCGGCGGCAGTATTCATTCGATTGTGTTAACAAACAGGGATTGGTGAAGCTCTGTTGTGACAGCGTCCATAAGCGGTTTCATATTCACAGTATCTTCTTGATTGTATTTGATTAGTGTTTCAAGCGCTCCATCTTTTCCCGATTGGTATTCATACCATAAGCGAACAGCATCTTTACCGGAGATATCAGGCGATTCACGGGAGATGCCAAATTGCTGTTCAAGTTCAGAGAGCGTGCAAGAATATCCGACTCGACGGGCTAAAAACATCAGATCAACGTGAGGGCGATCGAAAGTTACATCAAATGATTTCCGTAGAAACGGCAAGTCAAACCGCGAGCCATTAAATGTAACAAGCAAACACGCATTATCAATTCTGGCCTGTAACTGGTCAGCGGTAAGATCGTGTCCCTGTACGAGAGTCTCAGTGGATCCATCTTGGTGTATTGAGACGGTAGTTACAGTATTGTTTTGCTGATCTAAGCCAGTGGTTTCAATGTCAATGAACGCAGTATTTGATCGAAAATTTTCATACAAGCGCCAATGCTCAGAATCAGGAACGGACTGACAGAAGAAATTTGGATTCTCTCGGTCAAGATGTTGTGATGCCTGATCGATGTAGGCATTGATATTCTGTGCTCGAGTAGGACCGACGACATCGCCAGAGAAATCTTCCCAGTGTGTTATGCCATGTTGCCAGAGTTTTTGTTCGGTCTTCTCCCCAACCCCTGATGCAGGTATGAAACTATTCTCAATTCGCACATGAAAAGAAAAGCCAACAGCAGGTATAAACACCACGGCATGTGGCGATAATTTATCAATCAAAACGAGTGCATCCCAGTATATGATTGGGGTAATCGGTGCCAAAGGAGGTAGCGGCCGGACAACCACTACACTTGGAGTAGCACAGGCAATAGGAACCAGACAACAGCCAGCACTGGCAGTTGATTGTGATTGGGGAATGCCAGAGTTGCACTTGCTTGCAAATGTTGATCGGTATCCGATAGCTAAACTCTCAGATCAGGACCAAATTCCAACGCAAAGTCAGGTTCGACGGCCCGATCAGTGGAGTACGGTCCGAGTATTGCCCGCAATAGAGCCAACGCGAGAACAAGGAATTCAACAGATGTTAGATCAAATGCGCTGGGAAGGCCAAATAATAGTAGACGGACCAAGCGGTGTGGGTCAAACAGTAAGTAGTATAATCAAAGCATCAGACCAAGTAATCGTCACCGGTACTGGAACTACGGTAGGGATTCAACAGACAGCTAAGACCATACGGATGGCAAATACACTCGACACCCCCGTAATTTCCGCTGTTATCCGTGAAGGAACACCCCCATATAATGCGTTTAATGGAATTATTCCAGAATGTCGAGTTCATACAGTCCCAGAGATTTCAGACGATCCACTATCGGCAACTGCAACCAAAGACGCGTATCAGGAGATTAGCAACGCTATTGGGAGCGTTGCACAGAAAGAGATGGTGTAAAATCAGTTATTCTTCGGAAAGTTCCTCAACGAGCTCGTCAGCATCAACATCGGCGTCTTCGAGTGCATCTTCAACATCGGCGTCAAGTTCGCCACCTAGGCCGCCCATCATACCGCCCATCGGTCCGGCAGCAGCACCGTCAAGGACTTCACGAACGATAACGCGGTTAACATCAGCATGCTCGATGACATCCTGAACGATCTGCTGTTTTGAGAACATCCACTGCTGATTCATCGTCAGTTCTGGCGTGGATTCAACGTACAGCGTTTCTTTTTCGGTTGTGACTGTTTCATATTCCGGCTCAGCATCTTCGTCGTCATCATCATCGGATTCAATAAGTTGAGTCTCTTCAACTTCGTCGGTCTCAATAAACATCTCAAGATCAATACCGAGGTAGGCGTCAAAGAGCCCTCGAGCTTTCTCAATACGATCTTCGACTTGTTCAATAATTTCGTACTCGTATTCGATGTCATCGCCAGCGAGTGGATGATTGAAGTCAACTCGGGCACGACCGCCGATGACAGCTTCGACATGTCCGTGTTCTCCGTCGATATCCACATGAGCACCTGGATACCGATCGTCTTCTGGGATCTTTTCGGCACTGATGGTTCGTACGTCGTCAGGATCGTGTGCACCAAATGCTTCATCAGACGGAACTACGACAGACCCAGTGTCACCAGCCTCCTTGCCTTCGAGATCGGACTCAACTTGCTCAAACAAGTGTCCGTCTCCAACTATGATTACGCGAGGCTCAAATGACTGATCCTGATCAGCAACACCTTCTTCCTCAGCAACTTCTGGATCAGTTGTGTCTACAAGTTGTCCATCTTCTACGGTCCGTGCAGTAAAGTCTAGTCGGACAAAGTCTCCAGTTTGAATACCGCTCGTGTCTGCCTCATCTACCTCAGATTCAGATACATCGTCAGCGTCAGCGGCAGATGCTTCTTGTTCGTCGGCCATACGATATACTACTGTGTTCGACATTTAAACTGTGTGATCCATGCTGCGCATTGCTAGATGTGAAGATACAACCGTCAATCTTTTTTAATACGGTCCTGTTCCGGTGGGCATGTACGAAGTTGAGCTTAAAGTTAGGGCAGATCACGAGACTATAAAATCACGATTGGAGGAGTCAAACATTACAGTAGATCGAGCAATTATCCAAGAGGATACCTATTACAATGCCCCACACCGAGACTTCGCAGAAACAGATGAAGCCTTACGAATCCGACGGCAACAGGAGCAAAGCGCCGACGAATGGGAAGTAATTGTTACGTACAAGGGGCCACTGTTAGATGAGAAGTCAAAGACCAGAGAAGAAATAGAGACTCACATAGCAGATGGCGAGACGTTTGATACAACACTCCAGCGCCTCGGATTTACACCAGCAGCAACAGTCCGTAAAGAACGCGAATACTATCAGTTAGGGGAGTACGAGCTGACATTAGATGCTGTGAAGGATGTTGGTACGTTCATTGAAATTGAGACGGAAACCGAAACAGACATTGAGGAGGCTCGGGAGGGGGCTTACGAGCAGCTTGAGGAGCTCGGGCTTGACCCAGAAGATCATATCCAACAATCATATCTAGGAATGTTACTCGAAGATTGACACCATCGCCGCGCTGAAGCGCAAGGGCACCCAGCTGTCGGCTTTATCTTGATCGTCAACTTCTTCAGGGTTAACCCCGAGGGTCGTCAGTAACCTCGGCCTCTGACCCAACTGGGTAGACTGGTATACCCATTGAGATTCCGTAACGATTGTTGGCAGTTGATGAAAGTTTGAAGCCTCTGTAAGAGTACATTCTCAGATAATGGGAAATCCGGATTTACGAGAAATTGCGGCGATCGAATCGATGGCAATGGACGATATTGCAGGATCGACACTTGCCATTGATACACACAACTGGTTATACCGGTATCTGACAATCGTTGTACGATATACAAACAGTGAGGCGTACACGACGAGTGATGGCACTGAGGTGGCAAATCTAATTGGAATTGTCCAAGGAGTATCGAAGCTACTTGAGCATGATATTACACCGGTATTTGTTTTTGATGGGATTCCAACTGATCTGAAGGAAGATGAAATCAAGGCAAGGCGTAAAAGTCGAAAGCAACGCGAGGAGCAACTCGAAACGGCCAAAGAAGAGGGTGATCAGGTTGAAATCGCACGGTTGCAGTCGCAAACACAGCGGTTGACTCCAACGATACTAGAAACATCGAGAGAGCTACTATCGATACTTGACTGTCCTGTCATTGAGGCACCAGCAGAGGGGGAAGCACAGGCAGCCCACATGGCAAAAGAGGGTGCAGTTGATGGTGTCGGATCTGAAGACTACGATACCCTGCTATTTGGTGCACCAACTACGTATCGAAAGCTAACAAGCTCTGGAAATATTGAGCGAATGAATCTTTCAAAAACGCTTGAAAAACACGACATCAGCTTTGAGCAACTCGTGGCAGCAGGGATTCTCTGTGGAACAGATTTCAATGATGGGGTACACGGGTTTGGTCCAAGAACTGCGATCAAGGCTATCAAAAAGCATGGAACACTTGATGCAGTACTCGAAGCAAATAATGTTGAAGTTCCAATGGCCGATCGAATTCAATCGCTGTTTCGTGATCCAACAGTGACAAGTGAATATAAGTTTGATAAATCGGTTGCTCCTGATGTCGACGTAGCTCGGGAGTACCTTACATCGAACTGGGAAATAGAACCCACGGAGATTGAGCGAAGTCTAGAACGGATTACGACAGCCACACAGCAGACGGGGTTAGACGACTGGACATAGTCATTATTGACCGATTCTGGTAAATTAGGGAACAGATAGAAAGTCCAAACACAGGATGCTGATGATCAAGCAATAACCGGTGTCTAGTCAGGTCAAGTCGGGCAAGGTTGATCACATTTACACAATTGATAAACGAACCCTTTAAGCCGCCACCTACGCAAAAACGGTATATGCCAAAATCGAATGGACCAAAACAAGGAACGCGGAACAAGTTACAAAATGATCCGCGTGAACGGGGAATTTCCCCGCCGCAGCGATCAATCGCGGAGTTTGAAGAGGGAGAAATCGTTCATCTTCGACTTGATCCGAGCATTCCGGATGGACAATTCCATCCTCGGTTTAATGGACTGACAGGTGAAGTCGTTGGTATGCAGGGGTCTGCATACAAGGTCGAGGTTGAAGATGGCAACGCTGAAAAAACAGTTCTTGCGAATCCAGCCCACCTCGTCTCTCAGGAATGACTATCTTCAAAGAGACAGTTGACGAAGAATATTTGACAATTTCTGAGGCAAAGGAGCTGCTTGAAGAGGTTCAGATGGAACGGGCAATGCAGGATGAGCGTGAAGTAACATATGAATTGGCACGAGCAATTGAACACGCAAATCAGTTTGCGGTTCTTGAAGCCAATGAGGCACAGGAACTAGTCGCTGAACTACAGGAACTCGAAAAGGTCGATGAAAAGACCGCATACAAAATTGCAGACCTTCTCCCTGAAACCCGCGATGAACTGCGGACAATATACGCTAAAGATCGGTATACGCTTACTGGCGACGAACTTGACGAGATTCTGAATATTGTTGCCAAGTACGTATAATCCGACATACAATCACGCGGAGTCGTCACACATTTTTGACAATCACATCGACGTGTACAACCATTGTTAAGTATCCGGTACTCTTAGGATACAACAATGAGCCAATCCGACAGCAGTGAGGAAGCCACACATGCAGTGGTTCTTGATTTCCTCGCACATGGGCGTACGGATGACAGCAGTCCACAGTATCAGCGGTCTCCAGTAGCATATGCTGTTGGTCCAGAATCTTTCAGATTATTTGAGATTGCATTTGAGGATAATCCGGATGTGACAATTGGTGATGAAATAATTGTTGAACCAGCTGAAAAACGGGTTGGAATTGAAGCGATTCGACAGGTTGAATACGAGGATTTATCGAGCGGAGCTAAATCAGAACTCGACTATGTAATCGAAGAGATCGTCGAGGCACAAGAAGATCGGTTTGTTGAGTTCTATAATACGGCTCAACCGATTACACTTCGGTTGCACCAGCTAAATCTTTTACCTGGGATCGGGAAGAAACTCCGAAATGGAATCCTTGACGAACGAAAGCGAAAGCCGTTTGATGACTTCGATGAGATCGAGGAGCGAGTGTCTGGGCTTCATGATCCAAAGGGAGTAATTGTCGAGCGTATCACTGAGGAGCTACAAGAAGACGATTTAAAGTATCAGATTTTCGTTGGACGAGACGAGGAATAGATGATGCGCGATCCAGACCAGTTGCTGGCACGAGCGGGTGTGCGCGGGAACCCGAAGAAGGATCAGCACTTCTTAATTGATGATCGAATACTTGATCGGCTACCTACGTATTTGGATGAGATAACCGCTACCACCGGAACAATCCTCGAGATAGGTGCCGGAACGGGTGCACTTACCGACCGGTTGCTCGCCGCTGGAGACCACGTAATTGCTATTGAAAGGGATCAGGAGTTAGTAGAATTCCTACGGAAAGAGTTTGCAGATGCAATCGAAGAAGGAAGAATGACGGTAATCCAAGGAGATGCTCTTTCAGTTGAACTTCCTGAATTTGACAGTTCTGTCTCGAATCTACCATATGGAGTCTCCAGTGAAATACTCTTCCGATTGTTGCCAAAGGGTCGACCACTGGTTGTCACTGTTCAAAAAGAGTTTGCAGAACGGATGGTTGCAGAACCAGGAACAAGTGATTATGGACGGTTATCAGTGAGCACAGACTACTACGCAGATGCAGAAATTGTCGAACCGGTTCCTCCAGAAGCATTTTCCCCGCCACCAGCAGTAGAAAGTGCTGTGGTTCGGCTACAGCCAACTATAGGAGCAGATACAGTAAGCGATCCAGAATTTTTCCTGCGGTTCGTGAAAGCAGTATTTACACAGCGTCGAAAGACACTGCGAAATGCAATCCGGAACACAACGCATATCTCTGGAATTACAGACGCAAATGCGCTTGTTGAGGAAATAAGCGAAGATTTACTTCGTAAACGACCTGGGAACATTACTCCTGAAGAATTTGCTACACTGGCCGAAAAAGCAGTAGCATACACAGATGACTGATCTCAAAGAGCGTCGCGGGTTAGACGGAAAAGTCTATCAGCCCGCTGAGGACTCATACCTACTAGCAAAGTCAGTCAGTGCCGAACTGCAGAATCGCGATGATAATCCTCGGGTGTTAGATGTAGGAACCGGATCCGGGTTTATTGCCGAGTACATCAAAAAGCACGCAGAAGTCCCAGTCATTGGAACAGACATTAATCCACATGCCTGCCAGGAGGCGCAAAATCGAGGTATTGAGGTTATTCGAGGAAACCTCGTTGAGCCGTTTCATAGAGATGCATTTGATGTTATTGTCTGTAATCCACCGTATTTACCAGATTCACCAGAAGGAACGTTTGACGACTGGATGGAAGTTGCATTATCAGGCCAGACGTCTGGAAAGGATGTCATAGATCAGCTACTAGAGGCAAGCCAACGGGTCTTAAAGCCGGATGGGGTGCTGTATCTGCTAATCTCAACACTCACAGGAATTGATGAGGTTATTGACAGTGTTGAGAGGACAGGACGATCTGCAGCAGTCATCGCTGAAGACAATTACCCGTTTGAAACACTTGTTGTGCTGAAGATTATCTAGTAATAACTCTCAGTCATAAAACCGACTCGCAAATATTAAAGACCATCATTACATATCTACAGTAGAATGACAGAATTGGTAGCTACAACACCGGGACTTTATCCACTCCCGGACTGGGCCAAACGAGATCTAGAGGATCTCAAAGGCCACCAGAAACACGATTTAATCAGCGGTGACGAAGGTGAAGAGATTATCGACGTCTATCAAGAATCCAGATCACAGGTAATTGAGCGACAACAAGAGGCTAACCTTGACCTCGTTGTCGAGGGGCAACTTCGGTGGGACGATATGTTAGTTCACCCATTTGCAGTACACGATGCTGTTGATACGCGTGGGATTGTGAGATACTACGATAATAACAATTTCTACCGTGAAACTGTCGTGACAGATGAGCTCTCATTTAATGGGGACATTGCGGCAGAACTTGAAGAAGCAGAGGAGCAAACTGACTCACTAATGGCAGTGCTACCAGGTCCGTACTCACTTGCCGATCTGGCAACAGATGAGTATTACAGTGATGAACAGACGTTTGTTAATGCAGTTGGGGAATTCCTT
This portion of the Salinarchaeum sp. IM2453 genome encodes:
- the fen gene encoding flap endonuclease-1, yielding MGNPDLREIAAIESMAMDDIAGSTLAIDTHNWLYRYLTIVVRYTNSEAYTTSDGTEVANLIGIVQGVSKLLEHDITPVFVFDGIPTDLKEDEIKARRKSRKQREEQLETAKEEGDQVEIARLQSQTQRLTPTILETSRELLSILDCPVIEAPAEGEAQAAHMAKEGAVDGVGSEDYDTLLFGAPTTYRKLTSSGNIERMNLSKTLEKHDISFEQLVAAGILCGTDFNDGVHGFGPRTAIKAIKKHGTLDAVLEANNVEVPMADRIQSLFRDPTVTSEYKFDKSVAPDVDVAREYLTSNWEIEPTEIERSLERITTATQQTGLDDWT
- a CDS encoding peptidylprolyl isomerase; amino-acid sequence: MADEQEASAADADDVSESEVDEADTSGIQTGDFVRLDFTARTVEDGQLVDTTDPEVAEEEGVADQDQSFEPRVIIVGDGHLFEQVESDLEGKEAGDTGSVVVPSDEAFGAHDPDDVRTISAEKIPEDDRYPGAHVDIDGEHGHVEAVIGGRARVDFNHPLAGDDIEYEYEIIEQVEDRIEKARGLFDAYLGIDLEMFIETDEVEETQLIESDDDDDEDAEPEYETVTTEKETLYVESTPELTMNQQWMFSKQQIVQDVIEHADVNRVIVREVLDGAAAGPMGGMMGGLGGELDADVEDALEDADVDADELVEELSEE
- a CDS encoding DUF655 domain-containing protein translates to MSQSDSSEEATHAVVLDFLAHGRTDDSSPQYQRSPVAYAVGPESFRLFEIAFEDNPDVTIGDEIIVEPAEKRVGIEAIRQVEYEDLSSGAKSELDYVIEEIVEAQEDRFVEFYNTAQPITLRLHQLNLLPGIGKKLRNGILDERKRKPFDDFDEIEERVSGLHDPKGVIVERITEELQEDDLKYQIFVGRDEE
- a CDS encoding 50S ribosomal protein L21e, which produces MPKSNGPKQGTRNKLQNDPRERGISPPQRSIAEFEEGEIVHLRLDPSIPDGQFHPRFNGLTGEVVGMQGSAYKVEVEDGNAEKTVLANPAHLVSQE
- a CDS encoding HemK2/MTQ2 family protein methyltransferase; protein product: MTDLKERRGLDGKVYQPAEDSYLLAKSVSAELQNRDDNPRVLDVGTGSGFIAEYIKKHAEVPVIGTDINPHACQEAQNRGIEVIRGNLVEPFHRDAFDVIVCNPPYLPDSPEGTFDDWMEVALSGQTSGKDVIDQLLEASQRVLKPDGVLYLLISTLTGIDEVIDSVERTGRSAAVIAEDNYPFETLVVLKII
- a CDS encoding RNA polymerase Rpb4 family protein, producing MTIFKETVDEEYLTISEAKELLEEVQMERAMQDEREVTYELARAIEHANQFAVLEANEAQELVAELQELEKVDEKTAYKIADLLPETRDELRTIYAKDRYTLTGDELDEILNIVAKYV
- the cyaB gene encoding class IV adenylate cyclase, coding for MYEVELKVRADHETIKSRLEESNITVDRAIIQEDTYYNAPHRDFAETDEALRIRRQQEQSADEWEVIVTYKGPLLDEKSKTREEIETHIADGETFDTTLQRLGFTPAATVRKEREYYQLGEYELTLDAVKDVGTFIEIETETETDIEEAREGAYEQLEELGLDPEDHIQQSYLGMLLED
- the rsmA gene encoding 16S rRNA (adenine(1518)-N(6)/adenine(1519)-N(6))-dimethyltransferase RsmA gives rise to the protein MRDPDQLLARAGVRGNPKKDQHFLIDDRILDRLPTYLDEITATTGTILEIGAGTGALTDRLLAAGDHVIAIERDQELVEFLRKEFADAIEEGRMTVIQGDALSVELPEFDSSVSNLPYGVSSEILFRLLPKGRPLVVTVQKEFAERMVAEPGTSDYGRLSVSTDYYADAEIVEPVPPEAFSPPPAVESAVVRLQPTIGADTVSDPEFFLRFVKAVFTQRRKTLRNAIRNTTHISGITDANALVEEISEDLLRKRPGNITPEEFATLAEKAVAYTDD